Below is a genomic region from Ziziphus jujuba cultivar Dongzao chromosome 7, ASM3175591v1.
CTAATTgggaataagaaaaagaagaagaagaaattaaccTTTTTCGTTTTTTCATCGTTGCTATACCCCCCAGTGGCCTTGAAAGTTGAAACATACAGGTTGATTTCTGAACTTAAAAGTTGTTTTTCATGGATCAGTATTACAGACTGAAGggaaaatctaaaagaaaactCAAAAAGTGCTAGAaattacacccaaaaaaaaaaaaaaaaaaaactaatacattaaaagaaaaaaagaaagaaaaatgaaaacttgCCCCTAAAATCTTCTTTCATATATCGACTTTACATCCAGGAGATCCAAGCAATGGAACTTGACCCAGAACCCCTTTCTTTATACCAACCAGCACATCACATTTCACATACACCCCATAGTGCCCTGTTCTTACAGTCCCTGCCTTCCACCGAAGCCTCCCCAGCAGCACAAACCTCAAACCCACTACCCCATAAGACTGATCCATCGCCAAACTATTCACCACCTCCACCGACACCGGCACCGTCCCGCCACCCAGCACCGGCGACAGGGCTACTGTGCTTTTTTTCTCGTGGTAGAGCGGGGGCAGAGACACCTGAGGAGTGATCGCTTGGTTCCTGTAGGAGACGAAAGCAGAGAGCCTGTCGTAGTAAATTGAAACCCGCTTGTTTGGGTTTCTGGTGACGACGGTGAACTGCATTGTGGTGGAGATGAGCGGCTGAGTAGAAGTGTTGAGCTCGTAGATGGCGGCGCCAACGACGGTGAACTTGGGTTTGTGGGGTCGGTAGACCAGCCAGAGAGTTAGGGCCGTGATTCCGGCTAAGAGGAGTAGTATGGTTAGGAAAGTGCAACAGGCTCTGCGTGGGTCGCTCGGCCTATAGGTCCTTCCATTTTGTTTTCCGTCGGACATCTTAGGAAGAAGGTGGTGCTGGTTTTGGGTTTTTGGGCTTTTCCTCCTTCTGAAGTGTTCTACTGCTCTTCTGCCAATGGCAAACAAAATTAGtccttatttatattaataaatttaaaaaaatatatatttagagtGATAGAGACAGGGAGTGAGAGTAGAGAGAAAGAAAGCATAAAGAGGTGCTTTAGAGACGGAAAGCAGCAAATAGAAGAATCTGCGGaacaaatgaaacaaaaaagtgaaatagaaaaaaagaaggctgatttttattttctttctttcttttttagagTTTATTTTCTTCTAATACTAtggatataataaattttttttttcgtcttttatttacttttttcaaaaacttcatATGGAAAGCATTTATGAGAGCGAGACTTTAATTGATGCAAagaagatatttaattatattaaacttGAATCCGAATCCTCTCCAATTTTTGTGAGTTGAAGAGAATCAAGTTGATTTTCCCTAAACATGTGACATGTCTTGTTGATGTTGTTATATGTTTCGAATAAGGGGGTAAAAACGTAGTTGTCCAAACTAATAAACAGAAAAAAGTTGTAGATcaaattattttggtaaaattatttattttgctttgagGTGAAGCATTAATGACCAGCTTCTAAAGCTCGTTTGCATTTTGAGTGCTCATTTTATTCAACAAGGAAGGTCCttttaaacaaatcaaaatttctttttgtttgcttttattTGATGGGATGGGGGCTCAAGCGCTTAACCATTACTTCGCAATTCCTTAATGGGGTGTCATCTCCATTAATAATTTCTCCATCATCTATTTGttacatttaatttattttaaaattgtatactAAACTACTAGTGAAATCAAACTACTGTAACTAAATATCTTAAATTCAAAGTTGGTcagaattttaataaaatagacaAACCTCCACGTCACTATCacatatattagaaaattacacacacacatatatatatatatatatatgtgtgtgtgtgtgtgtgtgtggttgTCCACAATCCACATACCAGTAAATTTATAACCTCAAAAAAAAGCTGGCAGGAAGATTTTAGATAAATTGGCTCTCTTCCCAACATGAAAGGTTGATCTCGTTAAGATGGAAATTTAGAAGAgacttaataaaaaataaaataaaagccagGGCACGCTGGTGAGAATGAGAAAAGGGGGCTTCTTGATCGCCGTGTCGGCTGCAGGTAAAAGAGAACTTGATAAAAAGCAGCTGATCACTgccctctccctctctctctctctgccgaCAAATGGACTAGTCATTCCGTGACTGACTAAGAAACTGTTTACTGCAATACAATGAGACGGTGGGTGGCTCTGTTTCGATGGCTTTTTCAACACTTGGCCATGTAAGGTCCTCTTCGCACCATGCAAAGCCTTGTCAGATCCCACGCGTTACACGGTCTATAAACCCCACGTTGCACCTTTTTGCATGCATTTTAAGCATCCCTTTAGTCACCCTGCCGCTTCCTCACCTAAAATTCCACATCACATTTAGAAAATCGCCCGCCAATCACCAAGAAGAATGGCTTTCCTTTCAGTTCACTGCACCAttctgtttttctctttcctaATCTTTTAAGATTtgcttttttttggcttttgttcTCTCTTTATCCGTTTCTTTTTGTCCCAACTTCAATCTTGTCTGATTCGTTGTTATGGTTATGCAAGTATTTTAGAAAATCACTGAAAGAGGACCAGCAATTAACAAGAGAAAACAAGCTAATGTAAAGGAGGCTTGGGTATGCTTCTAATGGAGATATCATTAACCTGTATATTCAAACCTAGTGAATGCACTTTTATATTACAATCAAAACTAGCTACATTTGAATATTTCTCTGAGTTACATGCAAAACATAATTATCTAAATAATTAACTCAGTCAACACCACCATATAATTAGAGCTAACACCGCCTATTTCAGTACCAAAAGAACCAAAAGATCTCAAAAATCACTAGACAAAACTAATTGGCAACGCCAAAGACACCCAATCGTAGCTTATCTTTAGCAGCAACCCCACTATACTAGGTCTATTATGTCGCTCTATCACCATCCTACTCTACTCTACCAAAAACCTTCACATATGGTAGACCCTGCATCGAACAATCAAAGATTCTTTGCTTCTAAGTTCTATCCTAGCTATATTCCATGTTAACGGGACGGCACGGGAAACTCACAGCTTGAAATGTAAACAACTTTAGCATACGAATTTCATGAACCATCTGCATCAACGACTGGAGAGTCAGCCTGTGCTTGGCGTACAAACTGTCCTTTCACTCGCGGCCGCTGCTCTGCTAGTCTTTTCCGGCTTTGATATCGGACCTGTGTCAAACATCAGCATTCATGGGCTCAGATTTGAAGGTTTGTGCATTGAAAGATTATTGAAACAGCAGCTATATAAAACGATAAAGATGGATACCTTCTTCTCAAAGCATCGATCTTTCCGTTTCAGTCGGAACTTGGTTAGAGCTGCTTCCCTCTGACTTGACCGGAGAGAATCCATCCCTTTAAATCCCTCATGGATGAAATGACTAGTGTCATTCACACTTTGAGGAGCTGTGGCCTTTTCAACCGCCATACCCGAACTTCCATTTCCATCACCTCTGCTATCAGAAGTCCCGTATGCACCGCCACTAATATGACTTGCAGCGCCGTTGGATAAATTACTGCTAGCGTTCTGCTCATCAGTAGGAGATCCAggtcttaattcctccatagtaTCAAAATTATCATGTTCGGGTTTATCCTGATCAACAGAATTGTTGATAGTTTCCTCATAATGGTGATGACCTTTCTCTGAAGTATGAGTGTCAGGATTTGAATGGCCCGAGGTAGGAAAGGGGGACTTTTCTCGCTGGCATGCTGATTTAGGACTCCATATGGAGGATGCACTTTGTTGTGTATAAAACAAGGATGGGAAAAACTGACCATATCCAGGAGAGACATTATCAAATCTTAGCCCCGTGACTGGAATCAGCCCAAGTTGAGGGCTTGGAAAGGATGATTTGGTTTGCCCAGATTGACTGATAGCTGATGAAGCCATAGTTTCCTGACAATTACTTGTTGCGGCACCATGGTGTTGCATGGCATTATTAGAATTTCCAGAGGATTGACTGAACAATAGCTCATGAGCACCGTCCTCTGACTTAGAACAATTACTGGAAAGTACTGGGATAAGGGGTTGCGATGTCTTACTGTTATTATACCTGCAGATAGGAATTTAGATTGATCAGAAATCATCGTTAGAACCAAAAAATATTTCCTTTCGGTTCAATTCAAAGTTTCAGTACTCATTTTGCAAGTGGGGATGTTAGGGAGGGGATTCTTTTGTCTTGGGGTCAAAGAGGTTCTGAGAAAAAGTAATTTAGGTTCACTTGTGATCTTCACTATAAACAAGGAAAGTCTTTTAAGCATTATGTGTAAAGCTCTAATTCCTCAATGATTCTTCTAGAAAGAAGCTATAGCATTATTTAAGTGTGAAAATGAACTCACAATGAAAATGCAGAAGCATTAGAAAGCATTATTTAAGTGTGAAAACGAACTCACAATGAAAATGCAGAAGCATTAGAATGATTCAGTATAAGTCTTTCACCAGCCCCCTGGTTATTTGAGTTGCTCGTACAAATTCTCCTCAAAGAAAGTTCCAATTGTGGAGCACATTCAGAGTTGTTTAAACCATCAGCATTGATAGCAGAGCGACCATCAATGCACGTCGATCGATTATCGAACTTTCCAATCAAGTCGATAACTCCACAAGAAGGTTCAGCCGATTCTACATAGTGTTTTTGTATCTCAGTACTGAGTCCACTGACATTGGCACTGACTTTGAAACTTTCTGGTTGTACACTACCATTCTGAGCCACAAGTTTTGGTTCCAGTCTCAAAGCTGTTGATTTTAAAACTCCACTGCAAGGTCCATCCTCCATTCTGAATCTAGGCTTCTCTGCAACATATAACTTATAAGATGCCAAGTAAAGAAAATTCCAAATAAACATACAGATGGAAAAAGATAAACAGCTTACCTCCTTCCTCGATTTCAAGCATAACTGATTCTTCATCCATTTTAGTACACTCTTCATGCCTCTCCATATCAGTATTGCTCAAATTAGAAGCATTACCACACTTTAGCCGCGAAATATCCTGCATATTTTGGACGCATATATTCTCAGCTTCCAAGTAAGGCGTGGTACAAGTGCTCTGCACAAGAGGTGGCAAACCATGCAGTCTCTATGTGAAACTTCATGAAGCCAACCTAatcttgaaaaagaaatttctcTCAAGCTATAAGTGGCCTCACTTATGAGTTGCATCGGCGATCCTGGACACATTTATTCTAACTTATTTCTCTTCCTATATGTGTCAACTGTACGATCAAAGAGAAACATTTAAAGGGACAAGACAGTTGACACTCAGTGAGCCAGAATGCAAACACTGGATTAAtcaattacattttttattcGGTTGTACCCCATTTAAAGCAGACGGAGACGTGTTTGCTTATAGCAGAGGGTGGGAAACTGCAGTAGTTCCAAAATCTACCCCAAAAACAAGATATCTATTCTAGCAGAAATGATTACAAAAAATTTGATTGTTAAATATACATACTTGGACATCACTCCCCTTTTCACTGCATTCCCGAGTTTTCTGCATAGAAGCGGCAGCATCACTAGAATGGCTGCTGGCTGCATTGTTTTCAGAAGTTGCCTCCACTTTATGCTCCAGCATGGCCATGTCTTGAGGAAACTGTCTACCAAGCAGCTGAAGATAACAAAACATAAAGTATCAGTTATAGGTTTGTTGCAATGCATGCAAAGACCAAATGTGAAAAGGGAAACTAACAAGGTAAAACACAACGAAACATACAGTATGCCTCCTCCATACATGCTGCCAAAGGttcctcaattcatttcttctAACAGGCTTAATGAGATAGTCCGCTGCACCTTTTAACATACATTTCAAGACCATACTAATTGAATCTTGAGAGGACATCACTGTATGGTCAGGAAAATAAAGGTTAATGTTGAGagtttcaaattcaattttaatatcaatatttGATGATGAATATACAGGACTTGAGACAGAGTACATACTAATGACAGGTATATTTTTACAAATGTCATGCTCCATCACCAAAGAAAGAAGTGCAAATCCAGATATTGCTGGCAACTCCACTTCAGTTAGTATGAGATCTATGTTATGAGGTTTCCCTTTCAAAGTCTCCCATGCCTTTAATCCATCAGGAACTGCAGAAACTGCTTgaacaaacaaaattatttttttatattctaaataataataataaagtgaaaaattgacaaaatttCTTGAAAGAACACAAAAATGAACTATGTGTTGCTGAGGTGTCATTGAGAAAATAATCCAAAATAGGATTATATCTTGCAAAAACTTGAAGAAACTGCAataaagtaaatgaaaattctAAAGCAATGTAGAATTACTCAGTAAACATTGGACCATGTTAGATCATTCtctattaaattgattaaacagcTATAGATGGAATTTCCAAATTGAAACAGTTTGAAATGGTCAGCATTCAAATCGTTGAAAATCAAGAATGCATGAAATAAGCTGCAACATCAATTaaagcataaggaaaaaaaaagtgctttcaacttatttatttatttatttttggttcccatgagaaaaccaaaaaaagaatcaTAAGAGTAAAAATTTACGTTGAAacctgaaaataaaatttttattaaaatcctATTAAAAGATAAAGAGTGCCATTAAATCTCCATAAAGTACCtgaacaataattttaaaagctcCACACCTCCTTTGAACAAAGTAAAATTCTGAGGAAGAAAACATTCACTACCCAAAAAAGCTCTCAGCAAAAGACCAAGAAATAAACTTTTCACACAACAGTAACAATAAGGAACATATACAGCGAACaaaaagaagccaaaacagAAGCAATGTAACAAAATGATGAAAGCGGCGAAGAACTGACCTCTGTAGCTGCATTTACGAAGCAGAGCTGAAATAATCTGACGCGTAGAGTCATCAGCTTCAACCAACAGAACCCTCAAAACCATTCTCGGAAGATACTTTTCCCACCTCACCATTTCAGTGGTAGATCcaccatcttcatcttcttccttcCCCTTCTTATTACTCTGCTCACTTTTCTCTGCTTCTCTCATCTCCACCATATCCTGCTCACCACTCACCACAACTTCACCCATTCTCAAACACCCTACAAACACACCACACCACAGAGACAAACAAACACCCAAAGATTTTCTCACAATTTTTACAAAAACCCAAATCAcagtaacaataacaacaataggattccaaaataaagaagagaaaaataaaaaataaaaagagaaaggtTTGAGggagtaaataaatataaaatcttgGTATTATTAGTACCCCATCCTCTTTGTCATTAATCCAAAAGCTAATAATGAAAATATCTGAAAGCGTTGAGGCTTTAGGTGGTTGTTTGTTGAAAAACGGAAGGCCAAGTAGGAACTCAAAATACTTAACAAAATAATGTTTCTTTGCCTCTCAGCCGCGTAACGATGAAGGAAATTTGCAAAAAATATCTTTCTTTTTGCTGGGAAAGAGAGAATCGGGAATTGGGGTGCGGGTCGATCCAAAGGTAGACCGTCATTGGCTTCTGGTTGGTTGTGTCTACGTGGCGATCTGTGAACCactgtttttgattttttttcttcttccagaTAGTATGGTTGTGATACTCCATGGTGTGTGGGACCCACTTCAAGGACACGTGTTAAAGAGGTTTTGGGTTCCTTTGTTCAGGATATTTTTGTTTGAGAGGTTGCCACATCTGCACTGTGCCACCATGCATCAGATCTCATGGTCCGCAGTCTGACACGTGGAGATCGAATagaaccttcttttttttgtggCGTTGAATTTGAGCCCTTGCATTAGCTTTTTCttactttctttatttatttacttatttcttctttttttttttttcttttttgtgttttaattaaaaaaagaaacaaa
It encodes:
- the LOC107423793 gene encoding NDR1/HIN1-like protein 12; the encoded protein is MSDGKQNGRTYRPSDPRRACCTFLTILLLLAGITALTLWLVYRPHKPKFTVVGAAIYELNTSTQPLISTTMQFTVVTRNPNKRVSIYYDRLSAFVSYRNQAITPQVSLPPLYHEKKSTVALSPVLGGGTVPVSVEVVNSLAMDQSYGVVGLRFVLLGRLRWKAGTVRTGHYGVYVKCDVLVGIKKGVLGQVPLLGSPGCKVDI
- the LOC107423791 gene encoding two-component response regulator-like PRR95 isoform X1, producing MGEVVVSGEQDMVEMREAEKSEQSNKKGKEEDEDGGSTTEMVRWEKYLPRMVLRVLLVEADDSTRQIISALLRKCSYRVSAVPDGLKAWETLKGKPHNIDLILTEVELPAISGFALLSLVMEHDICKNIPVIMMSSQDSISMVLKCMLKGAADYLIKPVRRNELRNLWQHVWRRHTLLGRQFPQDMAMLEHKVEATSENNAASSHSSDAAASMQKTRECSEKGSDVQSTCTTPYLEAENICVQNMQDISRLKCGNASNLSNTDMERHEECTKMDEESVMLEIEEGEKPRFRMEDGPCSGVLKSTALRLEPKLVAQNGSVQPESFKVSANVSGLSTEIQKHYVESAEPSCGVIDLIGKFDNRSTCIDGRSAINADGLNNSECAPQLELSLRRICTSNSNNQGAGERLILNHSNASAFSLYNNSKTSQPLIPVLSSNCSKSEDGAHELLFSQSSGNSNNAMQHHGAATSNCQETMASSAISQSGQTKSSFPSPQLGLIPVTGLRFDNVSPGYGQFFPSLFYTQQSASSIWSPKSACQREKSPFPTSGHSNPDTHTSEKGHHHYEETINNSVDQDKPEHDNFDTMEELRPGSPTDEQNASSNLSNGAASHISGGAYGTSDSRGDGNGSSGMAVEKATAPQSVNDTSHFIHEGFKGMDSLRSSQREAALTKFRLKRKDRCFEKKVRYQSRKRLAEQRPRVKGQFVRQAQADSPVVDADGS
- the LOC107423791 gene encoding two-component response regulator-like PRR95 isoform X3 — its product is MEHDICKNIPVIMMSSQDSISMVLKCMLKGAADYLIKPVRRNELRNLWQHVWRRHTLLGRQFPQDMAMLEHKVEATSENNAASSHSSDAAASMQKTRECSEKGSDVQSTCTTPYLEAENICVQNMQDISRLKCGNASNLSNTDMERHEECTKMDEESVMLEIEEGEKPRFRMEDGPCSGVLKSTALRLEPKLVAQNGSVQPESFKVSANVSGLSTEIQKHYVESAEPSCGVIDLIGKFDNRSTCIDGRSAINADGLNNSECAPQLELSLRRICTSNSNNQGAGERLILNHSNASAFSLYNNSKTSQPLIPVLSSNCSKSEDGAHELLFSQSSGNSNNAMQHHGAATSNCQETMASSAISQSGQTKSSFPSPQLGLIPVTGLRFDNVSPGYGQFFPSLFYTQQSASSIWSPKSACQREKSPFPTSGHSNPDTHTSEKGHHHYEETINNSVDQDKPEHDNFDTMEELRPGSPTDEQNASSNLSNGAASHISGGAYGTSDSRGDGNGSSGMAVEKATAPQSVNDTSHFIHEGFKGMDSLRSSQREAALTKFRLKRKDRCFEKKVRYQSRKRLAEQRPRVKGQFVRQAQADSPVVDADGS
- the LOC107423791 gene encoding two-component response regulator-like APRR5 isoform X2 — translated: MGEVVVSGEQDMVEMREAEKSEQSNKKGKEEDEDGGSTTEMVRWEKYLPRMVLRVLLVEADDSTRQIISALLRKCSYRVSAVPDGLKAWETLKGKPHNIDLILTEVELPAISGFALLSLVMEHDICKNIPVIMMSSQDSISMVLKCMLKGAADYLIKPVRRNELRNLWQHVWRRHTLLGRQFPQDMAMLEHKVEATSENNAASSHSSDAAASMQKTRECSEKGSDVQDISRLKCGNASNLSNTDMERHEECTKMDEESVMLEIEEGEKPRFRMEDGPCSGVLKSTALRLEPKLVAQNGSVQPESFKVSANVSGLSTEIQKHYVESAEPSCGVIDLIGKFDNRSTCIDGRSAINADGLNNSECAPQLELSLRRICTSNSNNQGAGERLILNHSNASAFSLYNNSKTSQPLIPVLSSNCSKSEDGAHELLFSQSSGNSNNAMQHHGAATSNCQETMASSAISQSGQTKSSFPSPQLGLIPVTGLRFDNVSPGYGQFFPSLFYTQQSASSIWSPKSACQREKSPFPTSGHSNPDTHTSEKGHHHYEETINNSVDQDKPEHDNFDTMEELRPGSPTDEQNASSNLSNGAASHISGGAYGTSDSRGDGNGSSGMAVEKATAPQSVNDTSHFIHEGFKGMDSLRSSQREAALTKFRLKRKDRCFEKKVRYQSRKRLAEQRPRVKGQFVRQAQADSPVVDADGS